Genomic window (Fibrobacter sp. UWR4):
TTGTTGATAGCCTCGCTGTCCGCTCCGTCTTTGCCTAAAATCTTTGCGGCGTAGATTACTGCGGCGGAAAGGCTTGCAATGCGGGCGTCTTCGCCTTGCCACCAGTACTTGCTTTCGTTGTCGTGGGGGATAAAGAAGGTGTTCTTGATGGCGCCTTGGGTCTTTGCTGTCTGTCGGGCGTAGCCGAAGGGATTGTCCACTTCTGTGGTTATGGTGACGAGCCAGTTCAAGTGTGCACTTATTGCGTCTCCAACCTGGTAAAGGAGCTCGTTCACGGGATCGCAGTCGCAGTCGGGACGAGCCCAAACAGGTCTTCTGTCGATAAATTCGTCCGAGGATATGTCTTGCTTGCTTTCGATTTCCGCAAAACGGCTTAAAGCGACAAGCGGGAGACCTGCGTCACTGGCATGCCAGAAGGGGCGAGTTTCGTCATCGTCGCTCCAGAAATAGCCCTTTTCGCTCATACGTTTGCTTAGGTGTCGTGCGCGCTTGCGGGCTTCAGTCAAGTAGGCCTTGTCTTCTGTGGCGGCGTACAGTTCCGTTGCGGCTAGCAAGGCGGTGTAATCGTCGATGATGTTTTCCTTGCCGTCATCACAGTATTCGCAAGAGCCGTCCATGGACTGTTTGCCTTGCAGATGTTCAAAGCCTTTCTTTGCTGCTTCCAGATATTGTTCGCTGGTGTAGTCGCCATTCTTCTTCAAGGTCGAAGCGCGGGCGAGAGCGGCAATGGCCATGCCGCCGCCTTCGCGGAAAGCGGTCTTGTAGTCTGCGCTCTTCACGCCATCGCTTCCGCTAAAGGCGCAGAGGAAACGATCGCCTTGTCCCCAGTTGTCGAAGACGGTCATGTAGAAGAATCCGGATTCGTCCTGCATGCGCATCAAAAAGTCTGCGCCGTAAATGGCTTCGTCGATGGCGGTAACGGTGGAGGGGTTTGCGGTCAAGGTGCTAGGCATCTTTTCTGCGGCAAAGGCCAATGCCCAAACCGTCAGCGGAATCTGCTGTGGGTTCAGGTAGTTTGCGTAGGAAAGGTGACTCAGGTATTTGCTGACGTCACCGCTGGCGTCATACCAGCCGCCGTGAACGTCGCGGGTAACGCCGCTGCTGCCATAGACGGAAACCTTCTTGTCCCAGCCCATGATGGGGTCCTTGTCGGCACGGTCCTTGTAGAAGTAGTCCATCACGGATTTCAAGGTGTTTGCCGCCAAAGCGTTTTCGGCTACGACGACTTTTTCCAGGGAGGAACCGTCGGAAAGCTTGATGGTGTAGGTGCCTGGTTCGGTCACCTTAGAAAAGTCCGCGGTGTAGAATACATCGCTTCCGTTGATCCAGTTGTCAGAATTGGAGCCTTTGCTCAACTTGCCAGTGTAAACAGCGACGCCGTTTGATTCCACGGTAAAGTCTGCTCCGTCGAGCCCCGCTGCAGCTTTGACCACTACGGATTTTGGCTGGGAAGCGTCGTAACCCACCTGGTTATGGTAAAATGTGGCAGCGTTGGCAGAGCCGATGGTTGCCAGTGCTGCAAAAGTGCTAAGTGTAAAAATCTTTGTCCTCATGGTCCTAAATTTAATTTTATTGGATAAGAGTGGATTGGCTTGCAATTTATTTGGCGAATTTAAGTCGCCAAGTAAATTTGTTTAACTTGCCTAGAAATATACTCTAATGGGGTGAGAAATCCAAGTCGTTTTCTCGGCCGATTGTTC
Coding sequences:
- a CDS encoding glycoside hydrolase family 9 protein yields the protein MRTKIFTLSTFAALATIGSANAATFYHNQVGYDASQPKSVVVKAAAGLDGADFTVESNGVAVYTGKLSKGSNSDNWINGSDVFYTADFSKVTEPGTYTIKLSDGSSLEKVVVAENALAANTLKSVMDYFYKDRADKDPIMGWDKKVSVYGSSGVTRDVHGGWYDASGDVSKYLSHLSYANYLNPQQIPLTVWALAFAAEKMPSTLTANPSTVTAIDEAIYGADFLMRMQDESGFFYMTVFDNWGQGDRFLCAFSGSDGVKSADYKTAFREGGGMAIAALARASTLKKNGDYTSEQYLEAAKKGFEHLQGKQSMDGSCEYCDDGKENIIDDYTALLAATELYAATEDKAYLTEARKRARHLSKRMSEKGYFWSDDDETRPFWHASDAGLPLVALSRFAEIESKQDISSDEFIDRRPVWARPDCDCDPVNELLYQVGDAISAHLNWLVTITTEVDNPFGYARQTAKTQGAIKNTFFIPHDNESKYWWQGEDARIASLSAAVIYAAKILGKDGADSEAINKYATDQLDWILGKNPYGVCMMYGKGIKNPAKYNGSSDYDATLEGGIANGISGKSTDGSGIVWDNVSEAGFPADEPWNNWRWIEQWLPHSTWYLMALTARYDEVTKPIIEPISSASIKTTVAEVGSIKLQGRTLNIDVIGNFAKTIQLIDLSGRKVTSQPINGKSVTMDLSALRSGIYMVQIGETTKKIAVK